Proteins encoded by one window of Zerene cesonia ecotype Mississippi unplaced genomic scaffold, Zerene_cesonia_1.1 Zces_u012, whole genome shotgun sequence:
- the LOC119839343 gene encoding uncharacterized protein LOC119839343, giving the protein MDKKNKKKTVIKRKSDDPVESEKKPKIMVNRAKIEDDKEKVEVVNQVVEVPVEQGQQIVHTGQLVEGNFEQPVFVNMKGEPIQLGPNTVILYEQSGNPSNFAFGGMWSMDSSGRIVMADTIYDVKGEPEEEGSSFVQSANDVNNQHVEESSNTYQQFELNSNSQVDGPQEYEVAIIENPEDTSGRSDSQVIMTETQLVGTGANAVRWLNQKFDFVVRKLQLNYDAGVKLLHSPSGCIQCVYFTTPNMQMAFNAVPQFLCIETGIEFNTSIPMVGGTGSPSIKHNVTLFLAEDGNGKSVIVSGGISTLIGDDLTWLLDTFKSCNPAWRQVRCVVCDPTKNQQAVSAAFPAAHTSCSVWQAARALGRLAAAGARQDGGAALAPHDVAARAKTYALALLRGDHTPAQLQVLKRGIIGTGAGTLRLWELLTRPGEAVAKFDSWLEQDNYTNILHKGLERLVGKFNSVIRNYMQPDDFVSLFFNVANQLEEERRTFSLNRLRETESLKLSPTDTITQYAYNLMSHQTKLAQKCLDDRAGRRHSSAAICKYGTSTQECSCLFSKVYRLPCRHILMLTTELKVKTHIPFEPRWTVQHCLFGCENTTNTPSTTTASTGYMEQVVVEAEGSRTTLQQPQQIHPVGGVRQQQYVLATPGQTATPVSQVIFCGSSVGGVGGVGGAPVITSVLPAGGAVLTPHHVHQ; this is encoded by the exons atggacaagaaaaataagaagaaaacTGTGATTAAACGAAAAAGTGATGATCCGGTGGAAAGTGAGAAAAAACCAAAGATAATGGTGAACCGCGCGAAAATTGAAGATGACAAGGAGAAGGTGGAAGTTGTGAATCAGGTTGTCGAGGTGCCTGTAGAACAGGGTCAGCAGATCGTCCATACGGGGCAATTGGTTGAAGGGAATTTTGAGCAACCGGTATTTGTAAACATGAAGGGGGAACCAATCCAATTGGGGCCTAATACAGTGATATTATACGAACAGAGCGGAAACCCCTCCAATTTTGCATTCGGGGGAATGTGGTCCATGGATTCTTCTGGACGGATTGTTATGGCAGACACTATTTACGACGTCAAGGGAGAGCCAGAAGAGGAAGGCAGCTCTTTTGTTCAGAGTGCGAACGATGTCAACAAC CAACATGTAGAGGAGTCTAGCAACACATACCAACAGTTTGAGTTAAACAGCAATAGCCAAGTTGATGGTCCTCAGGAGTATGAGGTGGCGATCATTGAGAACCCAGAAGATACCAGCGGGAG GTCAGATTCTCAAGTAATAATGACCGAAACTCAGCTAGTGGGCACCGGCGCGAATGCCGTGCGCTGGCTAAACCAGAAGTTCGACTTTGTTGTGAGGAAACTGCAATTGAACTATG ATGCCGGTGTTAAGCTGCTCCACTCCCCGTCAGGGTGTATTCAGTGTGTATACTTTACAACGCCAAATATGCAGATGGCCTTCAATGCAGTACCACAATTCCTTTGTATTGAGACAG gtATAGAGTTCAACACGTCAATCCCAATGGTGGGTGGGACCGGCAGTCCCAGCATAAAGCACAATGTCACACTGTTTTTAGCCGAAGATGGAAATGGGAAATCTGTTATTGTCAGTGGTG GTATATCAACATTAATAGGCGACGATCTAACTTGGCTGTTGGACACATTCAAGTCGTGCAACCCCGCGTGGAGACAGGTGCGGTGCGTTGTGTGCGACCCCACCAAGAATCAGCAG GCGGTGAGCGCGGCGTTCCCCGCGGCGCACACGTCGTGCTCCGTGTGgcaggcggcgcgcgcgctcgGCCGGCTCGCGGCGGCCGGCGCGCGCCAGGACGGCGGCGCCGCGCTCGCGCCGCACGACGTCGCCGCGCGCGCCAAGACCTACGCGCTCGCGCTGCTGCGCGGCGACCACACGCCCGCGCAGCTGCAG GTGTTGAAGCGTGGCATAATCGGCACCGGAGCGGGCACGCTGCGGCTGTGGGAGCTGCTCACGCGGCCCGGCGAGGCCGTGGCCAAGTTCGACTCGTGGCTCGAGCAAGAcaactatactaatatactGCACAAG GGTCTGGAGCGTTTGGTCGGCAAGTTCAACAGCGTGATACGCAACTACATGCAGCCGGACGATTTCGTGTCCCTCTTCTTCAACGTCGCCAATCAGCTGGAGGAAGAGAGACGGACGTTCTCGCTCAACAGATTGCGG GAGACGGAGTCATTAAAGTTATCGCCCACGGACACGATAACGCAGTACGCGTACAATCTGATGAGCCATCAGACCAAGTTGGCGCAGAAGTGTCTCGACGATAGAGCCGGCAG AAGGCACAGCAGCGCGGCGATCTGCAAGTACGGCACGTCGACGCAGGAGTGCTCGTGCCTCTTCAGCAAGGTGTACCGGCTGCCGTGCCGCCACATACTCATGCTCACCACTGAGCTCAAG GTGAAAACTCACATACCGTTCGAGCCGCGCTGGACGGTGCAACACTGTCTGTTCGGCTGCGAGAACACGACCAACACGCCCAGTACTACCACCG CAAGCACAGGGTACATGGAACAGGTTGTGGTGGAGGCGGAAGGCTCTAGAACGACTCTGCAGCAGCCTCAACAGATACATCCG GTGGGCGGTGTGAGACAACAGCAATATGTATTAGCGACGCCCGGTCAGACGGCGACCCCTGTATCGCAG GTGATATTCTGCGGCAGTAGCGTCGGCGGCGTCGGGGGCGTCGGTGGCGCGCCCGTCATCACCTCCGTGCTGCCCGCCGGCGGCGCTGTGCTCACGCCGCACCACGTGCACCAGTGA